From the genome of Phreatobacter cathodiphilus, one region includes:
- a CDS encoding DNA-3-methyladenine glycosylase — protein MDLLDRLRDGSLADPVALASALIGWHFTVDGVGGTIAETEAYSRDDAASHSFRGPRTANAAMFGPPGTIYVYRSYGLHWCLNIVSAPGAAVLLRALVPTDGLDVMAARRGEGPSERLCAGPGRLARALGVTGAHDGLSVFEAPFSLLPLLDAPTVVSGPRIGISRETDRPWRFGLSGNRSLSRPFPPSGL, from the coding sequence ATGGACCTTCTCGACCGTCTCCGCGACGGCTCCCTGGCTGATCCCGTGGCGCTGGCTTCCGCGCTGATCGGCTGGCACTTCACCGTCGACGGCGTCGGCGGCACCATCGCCGAGACGGAGGCCTACAGCCGCGACGACGCCGCGTCGCACAGCTTCCGCGGCCCGAGGACGGCCAACGCCGCCATGTTCGGTCCGCCCGGAACCATCTACGTCTACAGGTCCTACGGTCTGCACTGGTGCCTGAACATCGTCAGCGCCCCTGGTGCCGCCGTGTTGCTGCGGGCGCTGGTACCCACGGACGGTCTCGACGTCATGGCGGCGAGGCGGGGCGAGGGGCCCTCCGAACGCCTCTGCGCCGGGCCCGGCCGGCTCGCCCGCGCCCTCGGCGTCACCGGCGCCCACGACGGGCTCTCCGTCTTCGAGGCGCCGTTTTCGCTCCTGCCCCTTCTCGACGCTCCGACGGTGGTGTCGGGTCCGCGCATCGGCATCAGCCGGGAGACGGACAGGCCATGGCGGTTCGGTCTCTCGGGGAACCGATCGCTCAGCCGGCCCTTCCCCCCAAGCGGGCTTTAG
- a CDS encoding DUF6894 family protein, producing the protein MASYLFDLDEDGSSLPAEQSLDFPTSQAACSEAVRALSEMMAETLLSNGHSRYLCITVRNGVGAAIFRASLKYDAQTLCSGTRPEPE; encoded by the coding sequence ATGGCGAGCTATCTCTTCGATCTCGATGAAGACGGGTCTTCCCTTCCCGCGGAACAGTCTCTCGACTTTCCCACCTCTCAGGCGGCCTGCAGCGAGGCCGTCCGTGCCTTGAGCGAAATGATGGCGGAGACCCTCCTGTCCAACGGCCACAGCCGCTATCTCTGCATCACCGTCCGCAACGGCGTGGGCGCCGCTATCTTCCGCGCCTCGCTGAAATATGACGCGCAGACGCTCTGCAGCGGTACGCGCCCCGAGCCCGAGTAA
- a CDS encoding gluconate 2-dehydrogenase subunit 3 family protein, translating to MATGDWSRRHVLAFTIPATLAAAATPGLARTIRGHVPWTPGRVDSPYPFDGARFLTPQERRCVSAMVERLIPSDARGPGAREAGVIDFIDNQLAGFYGRGERWYMQGPFGPSTPEQGYQFEEPPAGFYRRGIAALDSACRERHGGRVFADLDAATQDSVLAAMEKGEFELPDGVPAKAFFGLVHENAIEGFFCDPLYGGNRDMVGWRLVGFPGARYDYRPYLDHNGQRVTLEPVGLKGGPAWTPR from the coding sequence ATGGCGACGGGCGACTGGTCACGACGGCATGTTCTCGCCTTCACCATCCCGGCGACCCTCGCCGCGGCGGCGACCCCGGGCCTGGCGCGAACCATCCGCGGTCATGTGCCCTGGACGCCCGGCCGGGTCGATTCTCCCTATCCCTTCGACGGCGCGAGGTTCCTGACCCCGCAGGAGCGGCGCTGTGTCAGCGCCATGGTCGAGCGTCTCATTCCCAGCGATGCCCGCGGCCCCGGCGCCCGCGAGGCCGGCGTCATCGACTTCATCGACAACCAGCTCGCCGGTTTCTACGGGCGCGGCGAGCGCTGGTACATGCAGGGCCCTTTCGGCCCGTCGACGCCGGAACAGGGCTATCAGTTCGAGGAGCCGCCGGCCGGCTTCTACCGCCGGGGCATTGCGGCGCTGGATTCCGCCTGTCGCGAGCGGCACGGCGGCCGCGTCTTCGCCGACCTCGACGCCGCGACGCAGGACTCCGTGCTGGCGGCCATGGAAAAGGGTGAGTTCGAGCTGCCGGACGGCGTGCCCGCCAAGGCCTTCTTCGGCCTGGTTCACGAGAACGCCATCGAGGGCTTCTTCTGCGACCCGCTCTATGGCGGCAACCGCGACATGGTGGGCTGGCGCCTCGTGGGCTTTCCGGGCGCCCGCTACGACTACCGCCCCTATCTCGACCACAACGGCCAGCGTGTGACCCTCGAGCCCGTCGGGCTCAAGGGCGGCCCGGCTTGGACCCCGCGCTGA
- a CDS encoding general stress protein, whose protein sequence is MEQSVTAIFDTYAAASQAVERVRREGVADRDVSIMSNDTSVERSQYGDYRHDADSEAGTGAGTGATMGAVAGGAAGLMAGMGLLAIPGLGPVVAAGWLAATLVGAGAGGAAGGLVGALVGSGMSEDEAHGYAEGLRRGGTVVTVRVRDGGNAARIRQVLNEGSYDINERSQTWRGEGWAGRST, encoded by the coding sequence ATGGAACAGTCAGTCACGGCGATCTTCGACACCTATGCCGCCGCGTCCCAGGCCGTCGAGCGCGTTCGCCGAGAAGGCGTCGCCGATCGCGACGTCTCCATCATGTCCAACGACACCTCGGTTGAGCGCTCCCAGTATGGCGACTACCGCCATGATGCCGATTCCGAGGCCGGCACGGGTGCCGGCACCGGCGCCACCATGGGTGCCGTCGCCGGCGGAGCCGCCGGCCTGATGGCCGGCATGGGCCTGCTCGCCATTCCCGGCCTCGGCCCGGTGGTTGCGGCTGGCTGGCTCGCCGCCACGCTGGTCGGCGCCGGCGCCGGTGGAGCGGCCGGTGGTCTGGTCGGCGCCCTCGTCGGCTCCGGCATGTCCGAGGACGAGGCGCACGGCTATGCCGAGGGCCTGCGCCGCGGCGGCACCGTGGTGACGGTGCGCGTGCGCGACGGCGGCAATGCCGCCCGCATCCGGCAGGTGCTGAACGAGGGCTCGTACGACATCAACGAGCGTTCGCAGACCTGGCGCGGCGAGGGTTGGGCCGGCCGCTCGACCTGA
- a CDS encoding GMC family oxidoreductase — MKKLPPVDVVLVGFGWTGAIMAQELTDAGLQVLAIERGAWRDTPTHFPPTTAPDELRWYWRKEMFQSNARDTLTFRNNRDQVARPMRRWGSFLPGEGVGGGGVHWNGQTWRFLPSDFAAQSHNTARYGALPEGMTVQDYGVTYDELEPHYDRFDKLCGIGGKAGNLRGEIVEGGNPFEGPRSAEYPNPPMHMTFSQNQFIHAARQLGLKPFPGPSANLTRPYVNPLGAQLAPCSYCGFCEKYGCGNYSKASAQTTILPVLMRKPNFTLKVQNEVLSITRDNTGRRATGVTHIDLDGNRYEQPAELVILCAYPLSNARLMMLSGIGEVYNPATGEGLVGKNYCYQVMAAAQVFYDDKFTNGFVGAGALGAAVDEYNGDNFDHTGLGFIGGGYIANWTTNARPIETHRTPEGTPTWGSQWKAAVADNFLTSTTVGAHGASMAYATNALDLDPTYKDAYGQPLLRMTYDFTPNDRAMARFLSARATDIARLMGGREVKVVLRDGPYDSMPYQTTHNTGGTIMGTTPANSVVNRYLQSWDVPNLFVMGAGVFPQNAGYNPTATVAALTFWAAAAIRSQYLRNPGPLVQA; from the coding sequence ATGAAAAAGCTGCCGCCCGTGGACGTGGTGCTCGTCGGCTTCGGCTGGACGGGCGCCATCATGGCCCAGGAGCTCACCGATGCCGGGCTTCAGGTGCTCGCCATCGAGCGCGGCGCCTGGCGCGACACGCCGACTCATTTCCCGCCGACGACGGCGCCCGACGAGTTGCGCTGGTACTGGCGCAAGGAGATGTTCCAGAGCAACGCGCGGGACACGTTGACCTTCCGCAACAACAGGGACCAGGTGGCGCGGCCGATGCGGCGCTGGGGCTCGTTCCTGCCGGGCGAAGGGGTCGGAGGCGGCGGCGTACACTGGAACGGCCAGACCTGGCGCTTCCTGCCGAGCGACTTCGCGGCGCAATCGCACAACACCGCCCGCTACGGCGCCCTGCCCGAGGGCATGACCGTGCAGGACTACGGCGTCACCTATGACGAGTTGGAGCCGCACTACGACCGGTTCGACAAGCTCTGCGGCATCGGCGGGAAGGCAGGCAACCTGCGCGGCGAGATCGTCGAGGGCGGGAACCCGTTCGAAGGGCCGCGCAGCGCGGAATATCCCAATCCGCCGATGCACATGACCTTCTCCCAGAACCAGTTCATCCACGCCGCGCGACAGCTCGGCCTGAAGCCCTTCCCCGGCCCCTCCGCCAACCTGACCCGCCCGTACGTGAACCCGCTCGGAGCCCAGCTCGCGCCCTGCAGCTATTGCGGGTTCTGCGAGAAGTACGGGTGCGGCAATTATTCGAAGGCGAGCGCCCAGACCACCATCCTGCCCGTGCTGATGCGCAAGCCGAATTTCACCCTGAAGGTGCAGAACGAGGTGCTGTCGATCACCCGCGACAACACGGGACGCCGGGCGACGGGCGTCACCCATATCGACCTGGACGGGAACCGCTACGAACAGCCGGCCGAGCTGGTCATCCTCTGCGCTTATCCGCTGAGCAACGCGCGGCTGATGATGCTCTCCGGCATCGGCGAGGTCTACAACCCCGCCACCGGCGAAGGGCTGGTCGGCAAGAACTACTGCTACCAGGTCATGGCGGCCGCCCAGGTCTTCTACGACGACAAGTTCACCAACGGCTTCGTCGGCGCCGGCGCGCTGGGCGCCGCGGTGGACGAGTACAACGGCGACAATTTCGACCATACCGGGCTCGGCTTCATCGGCGGCGGCTACATCGCCAACTGGACGACCAACGCGCGTCCCATCGAGACCCACAGGACGCCCGAGGGCACCCCCACCTGGGGCTCGCAGTGGAAGGCGGCGGTGGCCGACAACTTCCTCACCTCCACCACGGTCGGCGCCCACGGCGCCTCCATGGCCTACGCCACCAACGCCCTCGACCTCGATCCCACCTACAAGGACGCCTATGGCCAGCCGCTGCTGCGCATGACCTACGACTTCACGCCCAACGACCGGGCCATGGCGCGCTTTCTCTCGGCGCGGGCGACGGACATCGCACGGCTCATGGGAGGACGCGAGGTCAAGGTCGTGCTGCGCGACGGTCCCTACGATTCCATGCCCTACCAGACGACCCACAACACCGGCGGCACGATCATGGGAACGACGCCGGCCAACAGCGTCGTCAATCGCTACCTGCAGAGCTGGGACGTGCCGAACCTCTTCGTCATGGGCGCCGGCGTGTTCCCGCAGAACGCCGGCTACAATCCGACGGCGACGGTCGCGGCGCTCACCTTCTGGGCCGCCGCTGCCATTCGCAGCCAGTACCTGCGCAACCCCGGCCCCTTGGTGCAGGCATGA
- the ctaD gene encoding cytochrome c oxidase subunit I, with protein MNALHRHQALDAVWRTPPGLRGVLVSVNHSDLGKRFMIAAFAYFAIGGVLAMMIRAQLSSPRSAFVGAEIFNQLFTMHGSLMMFMFAIPFFEGLALYMLPKMVGARDLAFPRLSAFGWWCYLFGGFILLTAMVLGLAPDGGWFMYTPLASRAFTPGINADVWLLGITFVEISAVCASVELTVSILKMRADGMRLSRMPIFAWYILVTALMMVVGFPPLILASTLLELERAFGWPFFDVAKGGHPLLWQHLFWLFGHPEVYIIFLPGAGVISMVLPVMARHPLIGYGWIVGSILVLGFFSFGLWVHHMFATGIPHLALAFFSAASTLVAVPTVVQIFAWLATLWAGRPVLRLPMLYIGGFFVVFLIGGLTGVMLAIVPFNWQVHDTAFVTAHLHYVLIGGFVFPMMAGIYYWLPRITGRVTNPSLGALAFCLVFAGFNVTFLVMHLTGLMGMPRRVFTYDSGLGWDIPNFISSLGSFVMAFGFAVALIDIALAVRFGRRAPRNPWKAETLEWAMPSPVPSYNFASLPTVTGRRPLEDDPGLAHRLAAGEGHLPTPRDGLRETLGVDMLTGRVTEIVILPGNSPLPIVTALAVGSFFLAMLFGLYWLTPVSVLAVVVLVWLWAAAIGARRDVGPLDTGGGAVVPPHHEAAEAPGWWGSVFTLVADASFFMSLIFGYAFLATVAPGWPPPRLFTPSIAPILLAVAALLLALAAGRHALRTVMAGRSAPAAWSAGLAAGATALALAGLLTAGWCGGLSAGSHAYDAVTWVLVAYAAVHLAVAGLMLAFVARRLVGGWGSALRSLEIRVALMWSAYAAFATVAVIVAVAGPGGSSWRWW; from the coding sequence ATGAACGCGCTGCACCGCCACCAGGCGCTCGACGCCGTCTGGAGAACGCCGCCGGGCCTGCGCGGCGTCCTCGTCAGCGTCAACCACAGCGATCTCGGCAAGCGGTTCATGATCGCCGCCTTCGCCTATTTCGCCATCGGCGGCGTCCTCGCCATGATGATCCGGGCGCAGCTCTCTTCGCCGCGATCCGCCTTCGTCGGCGCCGAGATCTTCAATCAGCTGTTCACGATGCACGGCAGCCTGATGATGTTCATGTTCGCCATTCCCTTCTTCGAGGGACTGGCGCTCTACATGCTGCCGAAGATGGTGGGGGCACGCGATCTCGCCTTTCCCCGCCTCTCGGCCTTCGGCTGGTGGTGCTATCTCTTCGGCGGTTTCATCCTGCTGACCGCCATGGTGCTGGGCCTCGCCCCCGACGGTGGCTGGTTCATGTACACGCCGCTCGCCTCGCGCGCCTTCACGCCCGGCATCAATGCCGACGTCTGGCTGCTCGGCATCACCTTCGTCGAGATCTCCGCCGTCTGCGCCTCCGTCGAGCTCACCGTCAGCATCCTCAAGATGCGGGCCGACGGCATGCGCCTGTCGCGGATGCCCATCTTCGCCTGGTACATCCTGGTCACGGCGCTGATGATGGTGGTCGGCTTCCCGCCGCTCATCCTCGCCTCGACCCTGCTGGAGCTCGAGCGCGCCTTCGGCTGGCCCTTCTTCGACGTCGCCAAAGGCGGCCATCCCCTGCTCTGGCAGCACCTGTTCTGGCTCTTCGGCCACCCCGAGGTCTACATCATCTTCCTGCCCGGTGCCGGGGTCATCTCCATGGTGTTGCCGGTCATGGCCCGCCATCCGCTGATCGGTTACGGCTGGATCGTGGGGTCCATCCTCGTCCTCGGGTTCTTCAGCTTCGGCCTGTGGGTGCACCACATGTTCGCCACCGGCATCCCGCATCTGGCGCTGGCCTTCTTCTCCGCCGCCTCCACCCTGGTCGCGGTGCCCACCGTGGTGCAGATCTTCGCCTGGCTCGCCACGCTCTGGGCCGGCCGGCCGGTCCTGCGCCTGCCGATGCTCTACATCGGCGGCTTCTTCGTCGTCTTCCTGATCGGCGGCCTCACCGGCGTCATGCTCGCGATCGTGCCCTTCAACTGGCAGGTCCACGACACCGCCTTCGTCACCGCCCATCTCCATTATGTGCTCATCGGCGGCTTCGTCTTCCCGATGATGGCGGGGATTTACTACTGGCTGCCGCGAATCACCGGTCGGGTGACCAATCCCTCCCTGGGTGCCCTCGCATTCTGCCTCGTCTTCGCCGGCTTCAACGTCACCTTCCTCGTCATGCATCTGACGGGCCTCATGGGCATGCCGCGGCGGGTGTTCACCTACGATTCCGGCCTCGGCTGGGACATCCCCAACTTCATCTCCTCGCTCGGCAGCTTCGTCATGGCCTTCGGCTTCGCCGTCGCGCTCATCGACATCGCCCTCGCGGTCAGGTTCGGGCGCCGGGCGCCGCGCAATCCCTGGAAGGCGGAGACGCTGGAATGGGCCATGCCGAGCCCGGTACCCTCCTACAATTTCGCCAGCCTCCCGACGGTCACCGGCCGCCGGCCGCTCGAGGACGACCCCGGTCTCGCCCACCGCCTCGCGGCGGGGGAGGGGCATCTGCCCACGCCCCGAGACGGCCTGCGCGAGACGCTCGGCGTCGACATGCTGACCGGCCGGGTCACCGAGATCGTCATTCTGCCCGGCAATTCGCCCCTGCCCATCGTCACCGCGCTCGCCGTCGGCAGCTTCTTCCTCGCCATGCTCTTCGGGCTCTACTGGCTGACGCCCGTATCCGTCCTTGCCGTCGTGGTGCTGGTCTGGCTCTGGGCGGCGGCCATCGGCGCGCGGCGCGACGTCGGCCCGCTGGACACCGGCGGCGGCGCCGTCGTTCCGCCGCATCACGAGGCGGCCGAGGCGCCGGGCTGGTGGGGCAGCGTCTTCACACTCGTCGCCGATGCCAGCTTCTTCATGTCGCTCATCTTCGGTTATGCCTTCCTCGCGACGGTCGCCCCGGGCTGGCCGCCGCCGCGCCTCTTCACCCCGTCGATCGCACCGATCCTCCTGGCCGTGGCGGCCCTTCTTCTCGCTCTCGCTGCCGGACGCCACGCGCTCCGCACCGTGATGGCCGGCCGGAGTGCCCCCGCGGCCTGGAGTGCGGGCCTGGCGGCGGGAGCGACCGCCCTCGCCCTCGCCGGCCTCCTCACTGCGGGCTGGTGCGGCGGCCTCTCGGCGGGGTCCCACGCCTATGACGCGGTGACCTGGGTGCTCGTCGCCTATGCCGCCGTCCATCTCGCCGTCGCCGGGCTGATGCTCGCCTTCGTCGCCCGGCGCCTCGTCGGCGGCTGGGGTTCCGCGCTGCGCAGCCTCGAGATCAGGGTCGCCTTGATGTGGAGCGCCTATGCCGCCTTCGCGACGGTCGCGGTGATCGTCGCCGTCGCAGGTCCGGGAGGCTCGTCATGGCGCTGGTGGTGA
- a CDS encoding DUF2231 domain-containing protein → MTSTHDQRRQRDADLDPLHTPQTLDDKETRIAIAGHPIHAMLVAFPIALTVCTLGADLFYWWTGDAFWARAGLWAIGMGFLMGLAAGVSGTVELLMVPGIRARAASWTHFTLAVVLLSMMGANFGLRLSGFEQAVLPWGILLSALCLAFTGLTGWHGGKLVFDYQLGTVGKGS, encoded by the coding sequence GTGACGAGCACCCATGACCAGCGCAGGCAGAGGGACGCCGATCTCGATCCTCTCCACACCCCCCAGACGCTCGACGACAAGGAGACCCGCATCGCCATCGCGGGCCACCCGATCCACGCCATGCTGGTTGCCTTCCCGATCGCGCTGACGGTCTGCACCCTCGGCGCCGACCTCTTCTACTGGTGGACCGGCGACGCCTTCTGGGCACGGGCGGGCCTCTGGGCCATCGGCATGGGCTTCCTGATGGGCCTCGCCGCTGGCGTCTCGGGAACGGTGGAACTGCTGATGGTGCCGGGCATCCGGGCCCGCGCTGCGAGCTGGACCCATTTCACCCTCGCTGTGGTGCTGCTCTCGATGATGGGCGCCAATTTCGGCCTGCGCCTCTCCGGCTTCGAGCAGGCGGTGCTGCCCTGGGGCATCCTGCTCTCGGCCCTGTGTCTGGCCTTTACCGGGCTGACGGGCTGGCATGGCGGCAAACTCGTCTTCGACTATCAACTCGGCACCGTCGGAAAGGGGAGCTGA
- a CDS encoding Crp/Fnr family transcriptional regulator, with product MAESLLQPLVAALSVRDDLTADEVRALHELPVHLRSCPRGSEIVADHTRPGRSSLVIEGMCGRVVQAREGRQITAVHVPGDFVDLHSLLLKVMDHSVIALSDCQVAAVPHGHLVALGERFPHLSRLLWLCTVIDGAIQRSTIANIGRRSAMQRLAHLVCELHMRLSIVGLAAPNGFTCAFTQTDLGDILGLSAVHVNRTIRDLRNRKLLSWSGSQVLFASFESLAAFADFDPTYLNLQKEPR from the coding sequence ATGGCTGAGTCGCTCCTCCAGCCGCTGGTCGCCGCCCTGTCGGTTCGCGACGATCTCACCGCCGACGAGGTGCGGGCCCTTCACGAACTGCCGGTGCACCTGCGCTCATGCCCGCGCGGCTCGGAGATCGTCGCCGACCATACACGGCCCGGCCGCAGCTCCCTGGTGATCGAGGGCATGTGCGGGCGTGTCGTCCAGGCGCGGGAGGGACGGCAGATCACGGCCGTCCACGTTCCCGGCGATTTCGTCGATCTCCACTCGCTGCTGCTGAAGGTCATGGACCACTCGGTCATCGCACTGAGCGACTGCCAGGTCGCCGCGGTGCCGCACGGCCACCTCGTCGCGCTCGGCGAGCGGTTCCCCCATCTCAGCCGCCTCCTGTGGCTCTGCACCGTCATCGACGGTGCCATCCAGCGCAGCACGATCGCCAATATCGGAAGACGGTCGGCCATGCAGCGGCTCGCCCATCTCGTCTGCGAGCTCCACATGCGGCTGAGCATTGTCGGCCTCGCCGCGCCAAACGGTTTCACCTGCGCGTTCACCCAGACCGATCTCGGCGATATCCTAGGCCTGTCCGCCGTGCACGTGAACCGCACAATCCGGGACCTCAGGAACCGCAAGCTCCTGTCCTGGTCCGGCAGCCAGGTGCTCTTCGCGAGTTTCGAGAGCCTTGCCGCTTTCGCCGACTTCGACCCCACCTACCTCAACCTGCAGAAGGAACCCCGCTAG
- a CDS encoding manganese catalase family protein: MFMRIDKLQVELPAPKAADPNAASALQQLLGGKYGEMSTLGNYLFQSFNFRSKSKLRPFYGLVAAITAEELGHVELVSNGIAMLANGPDDEIVGPGDPSDAPYEFMKDVRSVSGFASHAGGAMPVNANSMSWNADFVTTTGNVIFDLLHNFHLECGARLHKLRVYETLSDPTGREVCGYLLVRGSVHAHAYALALKQLTGVDIEKMLPVPNIPLDRIPECQKYLDEGSHRRLYTFSETDYREIAGVWAGEALPTDPAGELEVVEGMPEGGKIHDLEGEPNVFAPDYAPEEMYEIAAKLFKKSR; encoded by the coding sequence ATGTTCATGCGCATCGACAAGCTGCAGGTCGAGTTACCGGCTCCCAAGGCGGCCGACCCCAATGCGGCCAGCGCGCTTCAGCAACTGCTGGGCGGAAAATACGGGGAGATGTCGACGCTCGGAAACTATCTGTTCCAGAGCTTCAACTTTCGCTCCAAGTCCAAGCTTCGCCCGTTCTACGGTCTGGTTGCGGCGATTACGGCCGAAGAACTGGGCCATGTCGAACTCGTCAGCAACGGGATCGCCATGCTCGCCAACGGGCCCGACGACGAGATCGTCGGCCCGGGAGATCCGTCGGACGCGCCTTACGAGTTCATGAAGGACGTGCGGTCGGTCAGCGGCTTTGCCTCCCATGCCGGCGGCGCGATGCCGGTGAACGCCAACAGCATGAGCTGGAACGCCGATTTCGTAACCACCACCGGGAACGTGATCTTCGACCTGCTGCACAATTTCCACCTCGAGTGCGGCGCCCGTCTCCACAAGCTGCGCGTCTACGAGACGCTCAGCGATCCGACCGGCCGCGAGGTCTGCGGCTATCTGCTGGTTCGCGGCTCCGTCCACGCCCATGCCTATGCCCTGGCGCTGAAGCAGCTCACGGGTGTCGACATCGAGAAGATGCTCCCCGTTCCGAACATTCCGCTCGACCGCATCCCGGAATGCCAGAAGTATCTGGACGAGGGCTCGCACCGTCGCCTCTACACCTTCAGCGAGACCGACTATCGCGAGATCGCTGGCGTCTGGGCCGGCGAGGCGCTGCCGACCGATCCCGCTGGAGAGCTGGAGGTCGTGGAAGGCATGCCCGAGGGCGGCAAGATCCACGACCTGGAGGGCGAGCCCAACGTCTTCGCTCCGGACTATGCGCCGGAGGAGATGTACGAGATCGCCGCCAAGCTGTTCAAGAAGTCCAGGTGA
- a CDS encoding cytochrome c: MRSLFLATAALAALSTAGLAQTTSYSQVERGRYIAATGNCQGCHTVPGEAPYSGGRPMPTPFGTIHAPNITFAERSGIGRWTKDDFWRAVHQGIRRDGQRLYPAFPYPHFTKMPRQDVDAVYDYLAALPRVEKESPPNSLPFPLSWRRLMAGWNLLYFTPGVYQPDPARSPEWNRGAYLVEGPGHCGACHTDKNLVGADRRSRHLQGGELDNWAAPDIRAGRNGGIAHWSDAEIVEYLKTGRNAHTAAVSIMSEVIEYSTQLMTEADLKAMAVYLRSLDSPARSAATKPAESVMTAGRAIYADNCSACHRADGTGVPRFFGPLAGSNKVRDPNPTTVIRILLEGARSVPTQARPTPLSMPSYAWKLTDAQIAAVASYVRASWGNDAPPVTEDTVRSLRQTLKETAAH; the protein is encoded by the coding sequence ATGAGATCGCTCTTCCTCGCCACGGCCGCCCTCGCGGCGCTGTCCACCGCCGGCCTCGCCCAGACGACCAGCTATTCGCAGGTTGAGCGCGGGCGCTACATCGCCGCCACCGGCAACTGCCAGGGCTGCCACACCGTACCCGGAGAGGCGCCCTATTCGGGCGGTCGGCCCATGCCGACGCCCTTCGGCACGATCCACGCGCCGAACATCACCTTCGCGGAGCGCAGCGGCATCGGGCGCTGGACCAAGGACGACTTCTGGCGGGCGGTCCATCAGGGTATCAGGCGGGACGGACAGCGCCTCTACCCCGCCTTTCCCTATCCGCACTTCACGAAGATGCCGCGGCAGGACGTGGACGCTGTCTACGACTATCTCGCCGCGCTGCCGCGGGTCGAAAAGGAGTCGCCGCCCAATTCGCTGCCCTTCCCTCTGTCGTGGCGGCGGCTGATGGCCGGCTGGAACCTGCTCTACTTCACGCCGGGGGTGTACCAGCCCGACCCGGCGCGCTCCCCGGAATGGAATCGCGGCGCCTATCTCGTCGAGGGCCCCGGCCATTGCGGCGCCTGCCACACGGACAAGAACCTCGTCGGCGCCGACCGCAGGAGCCGCCATCTCCAGGGCGGCGAGCTCGACAACTGGGCGGCGCCCGACATCCGCGCCGGGCGCAACGGCGGCATCGCCCACTGGTCGGATGCCGAGATCGTCGAATACCTGAAGACCGGCCGCAACGCCCACACGGCCGCCGTCTCCATCATGTCCGAGGTGATCGAATATTCGACGCAGCTCATGACCGAGGCCGACCTCAAGGCCATGGCGGTCTATCTGCGCAGCCTCGACAGCCCCGCCCGCAGCGCGGCGACGAAGCCCGCCGAGAGCGTGATGACGGCAGGTCGGGCCATCTATGCGGACAATTGCAGCGCCTGCCACAGGGCGGACGGAACGGGCGTGCCGCGTTTCTTCGGCCCGCTCGCCGGCTCGAACAAGGTGCGCGATCCCAATCCCACCACGGTGATCCGCATCCTGCTGGAAGGCGCGCGCTCGGTGCCGACCCAGGCCCGCCCGACCCCGCTCAGCATGCCGTCCTACGCGTGGAAACTGACGGACGCGCAGATCGCCGCCGTGGCGAGCTATGTGCGCGCGAGCTGGGGCAACGACGCCCCTCCGGTGACCGAGGACACCGTGCGGAGCCTGCGCCAGACGCTGAAGGAGACGGCGGCGCACTGA
- a CDS encoding cytochrome c oxidase subunit II — MGARHAVLVGVAAVLGGCAGPLSALDPAGPAAGGILQIFLVLMAIAVPSFLVIIGLFALSFKDARGRRVPVRLFLIGGGLVFPLVALSFVTVYGVLLGERITAAGVTPALRVEARAQQWRWHFTRDTAAGPVTRADILDIPAGQPVEVMISSADVIHSFWVPRLGGKMDAVPGSRNRMILRADTPGTYRGVCAEFCGTGHTAMGFSVEAHDPAAWAALTAGRTP, encoded by the coding sequence ATGGGTGCTCGTCACGCTGTCCTCGTCGGTGTCGCTGCGGTTCTGGGCGGCTGCGCGGGCCCGTTGTCGGCCCTCGATCCGGCGGGCCCGGCGGCCGGCGGCATCCTGCAGATCTTCCTCGTGCTGATGGCCATCGCCGTTCCGTCGTTCCTCGTCATCATCGGGCTCTTCGCCCTGTCATTCAAAGACGCTCGCGGCCGGCGGGTTCCCGTCCGCCTGTTCCTGATCGGCGGCGGCCTCGTCTTTCCGCTCGTCGCCCTGAGCTTCGTCACCGTCTACGGCGTGCTGCTGGGCGAGCGGATCACCGCCGCCGGCGTGACCCCGGCTTTGAGGGTGGAGGCACGGGCGCAGCAATGGCGATGGCACTTCACCCGCGACACGGCGGCTGGTCCCGTCACCCGCGCCGACATCCTGGACATTCCCGCCGGACAGCCCGTGGAGGTGATGATCTCGAGCGCCGACGTCATCCACAGTTTCTGGGTGCCCCGCCTCGGCGGCAAGATGGACGCCGTTCCAGGCTCGCGGAACCGGATGATCCTGCGCGCCGACACCCCCGGAACCTATCGCGGCGTCTGCGCCGAATTCTGCGGCACCGGCCACACCGCCATGGGCTTCTCCGTCGAGGCCCACGACCCCGCGGCCTGGGCCGCCCTCACCGCCGGACGGACGCCATGA